GAAAGTTTGTCATTAACATATCTAGGGAGATTGCAACAGCAGGATCTAAAAATAGTAAAGCAGAAGTAACGGAGGAAGATAAGTGACGTATGCTTGCGAAAAATAGTAAATAAACGATGCCTGTGTGAACAATCCCCATAATGAAAACGGCAATCCAATTAGTCAAACTCAGATGAAGGAACTTGTCATAATGAACAAATGGAGATAGTAATAACATCCCAATTGATATTTGAATAAAAGAAGTAGCATATGCACTAAGAGATGAGATGCTTTTTCCAATTAGAGTGAGTATTGCATAAAAAAGAGCGGCTAATAGTGCCCAAAGAAATCCCGATGAAAGAAAGCTAGATAAAGAATGATCATATCCCATGATCATAATGGTTCCGGTAAAGCATAAAAAAATGGAGAGAACAGAAAGCCTGGTTAGTTTTTCTCGAAAAAAGAAACTTCCTAACAATAAAACAACAACAGGAGCTAAATAATAGATGGACACCGTTAATGTGACAGGCAAGTTTTCAAAGGCAAGAAACAAGAAAATCCAATTCAATACTAGTATGACACCACCAATTAACACTTTGATTCCTTCGTTAAAACTCCACTTTTCATTTCTAGGACCTCCTTTTACCACCCATAAACAACCTAAGAAAAATGCACCAAATACACAACGTATGAAAACAAGCTCTAGGGGCTGTAATTCGGTTTCAGCTGCAACAAAGCCAATGGAACCAAAGATTGACATGACTGTAGCCAACCCAATAATGGAATACCATTTAATCCTATTATTCATTATTCCCCCTCCTTTTCCTAAAACACTCATAATAAATCCTTATTTTACTAATAATAAGAAGAACTGTCTATAGATTATTTAAATAGTGAAAAATACGACGAAAACTGGCATACTGTAGGTTACATAAACTAGCATGAAGGAGCGAAATTATGAAGAAAAAAATACTGTTTAGTTTAATCCTCTTGTTTATATCCTTCAGCTTATCTTTATTCGTTTATTTGGTTGTCATCCTTCTCGGTGATTACGTTGTTGATGAAAAAGAGCTTGTATTCAATCAATCGACTACCATTGTTGACTTAGAAGGAAAAGAAGTGACGAAGTTATTTATTGAAAATAGAGAGTTAGTTGAAATTGATGATATTCCCCCTCACGTTCAACAAGCCTTTATCGCTACAGAAGATCAACGTTTTTATGAACATCATGGGTTAGATTTATCTGCAATTGGTCGTGCACTCGTTAAAGATATGATCGCTTGGGATAAAGTTGAAGGTGGGAGTACCATTACACAACAACTTGCGAAAAATGTCTTTCTTACTAATGAAAAATCATTTTTACGAAAAACTAAAGAAGCCATCATTGCAATAAATTTAGAGGATAATTATAGTAAAGACAAGCTACTTGAGATGTATTTAAATAAGATCTATTTTGGTCATGGAGCATATGGAATTCAAGCAGCTGCTCATTATTTTTTTCAAAAAGATGTGGAGGAACTATCGCTAGAAGAAGGAGCTTTACTAGCAAGTTTACCAAAGGCCCCCTCTAACTACTCACCCATTGATGAACCTAAAAACAGTAAACAACGAAGAAATCTAGTTTTATCATTGATGGAGGATCAGGGGCATATAACAGCAGAGGAAGCGGTTAAAGCTCAAAGAAAAAGTTTGTCTATAAATATAGGTGATCATAACAATCAGCAGTTTTTGCAATCTTATATAGATATGGTTATTCAAGAAGCGGAAGAAAAGTATTCTCTTTCAAGTGAAGAGCTTTATAAAGGAGGCTATACGATTGTCGTACCATTGAACTTGGACGTACAAAAAAACGTCTTTTCAATTATTTGAGAATCAAGATTATTTTCCAGCGACGGACGATCAAGTTCAAGGAGCATTTGTGCTACTAGACAATCAAACAGGAGGAGTTATTTCAGCGATAGGAGGACGTAATTATATTCGAAATGGATTTAACCGTATTGATATGAATCGACAACCTGGTTCACTTTTTAAACCTCTCGCAGTATATGCTCCTGCTATAGAAGAGAATACCTTTACACCATATTCATTATTAAAAGATGAAGAGAGGTCATATGAGTCTTATAGTCCGAAAAACTATGATGGTATATACGAAGGAGAGGTCAGCCTTTATAATGCTCTCGTTGAAAGTAAAAATGCTCCAGCCGTTTGGGCTTTAAATGAATTAGGAATAGATAAGAGTGTAGAGTATATCGAGAAGAATGGAATAAAAATTCAAGACAATCAAGGGTTAGCCATCGCATTAGGAGGACTAACTAAAGGTGCATCTCCCCTTCATTTAGCTAATGCTTATCGCACATTCGCTCAGCTTGGTCAATATAGCGAGCCCTATTTTATCGAGAAGATAGTAAATGAAGACCAGGAGATAATTGCTGAAGTGAAAAAGGAGAACCAATTAGTATACTCACCGCAAACGGCTTGGAATATGACAAGAATGCTAGAGGATGTTGTGAAAAGAGGGACAGGTCGTGAGGGTGATTACCCAGGTTCACTCGCTGGAAAGACAGGTACAACCTCCTATCCTGCTGTTGAAGGTGCTTCTCGAGATGCTTGGTTTGTTGGGTATACACCAGAAGTAACGGGGACGGTATGGATGGGATACGATCAAACGACAAAAGAGCATTACCTAAAAGGTGGTAGTTCTTATCCGACCATACTATTTAAAGATATTTTAACCATGTCAAACCTTGAAGTAACGCCTGTCTTTAAAGTCCCTAACGAAGTTAACGATTTGGAAGAACCCATTCGAATCGATTCATTGGAACAAGTGACGGCAAAATATAGGTTTACCCCCTTAAAATTATTTGCGGTTGAAATACACTGGGAAAGTCAAGCTGATCAAAGAATACAATATAGGATTTATAAAAAAGAAGGGGATGAAGAAAAATTGGTTGAGACGGTTATTGGTGATAATAAGATAGACATTCCTTATATAAATATACTTTCTGATTCTCTTTATAAGGTTGTTCCTTTTAACTCGCAAACAGGTCAAGAAGAGGGTGGTTCAAAATATATCAAACCTAGCTGGTAGCAGTTAGAAACAATTTAAGAGTGAGGATAGTGTAAAACGATCTTTTCACTTTATACTAATAGGAATAAAATTGTTATATAAACCAATCACTTTCAGTTCTTTATCATTTAAACTGGTTGTATAAACTTTCAAAAAAAAGTAGTCTTCTACGAATGTGTTGTCAGCGATAATTTTTTCCCCTAGAAGTTGTAAACCAACCTCTTTTAGGGGATTTTCTTCAGCTTCTCTCTCAGAAATAAGTTCTAATGCCCATTCATCATACTCATAATCGGCTGGCTTAGTTAAGTACATAGTCGAGCCTAGAAATATTAGTGAAGTGAATAGAATAAGGAAACCTTTCTTTTTAAGATGTTTAATATTCAAGTATTTCATAGATAAATCCTCCTTGATATGAAAATGAGTCTATTAAATTTTAAAATTCGATTATGAACTGATTGTGAACAGAGTGAGTTATTTAAGTGCAAAATAATCAACTTATTTCATTTGATAATTGGATAAAAAATGCAGGTTGATAAGACAATAAGATAGAGTAGGTTTCCACCTAGTATAAAATATCAAGGAGGGAAAAAATGAAATTAAAAAGTCTTTTCATTTTTTTACTGATACTTAGTTACTTATCACCGTCTTCAATTAATGCAAATGAGATCCCTAAAATAACAAATGAGAATTTTCTTGATGAAATAGATGTCTCATCTGAAGAAACGTTGGCTTATTTAATTGGATTGAAGGCCTATATTTATGGTTATCCAATAGTGGAATATGAACGGACAAAACAAGAGCTAATCAAGACTAGAGCTTCTATTAATGAATTTTATTATTCAGAGAAACTAGATACTCCATCTTATGCAGACATTGTTTCACCAAATGCGGATACATTATATTCATCGGCATGGTTAGATTTGTCACAAACACCAATCATCTTAACGATTCCTGAAAACAAAGAAGATCGTTTTTACACCGTGCAAATGTTAGATAGTTATACGAATACATTTAAAAATGTACCAGGGGTAGGAGGGAGTAATGAAGAAAAGCAATATGTAATTGTAGGACCTAATTGGAGCGGAGAAGTGCCAGAAGATATAGAGGTTCTTAAAGCACCTACAAATTCTATTTGGCTTTTAGGTCGTACAGAAGTAGGAGAAGACGTGCAAAAAGCGATTGAATTAGAAACAGGTGTGAAAATTAAAAAGCTGATTCCCTTCGCGGGCAATCAACCAATTATTGAGGTACCTAGTGATGTTTTTACTTCATTATCGTTTTTTGATGTTATGGTCCAATCTATGCAACAAAATCCTCCGCCGACGTCTGAAGAATCTCTTCTTAACCAATTTGCAAAGGTAGGTATAGATGTAAACAAAGGTTTTGATGAAGCAAACTTAAGCGATGAAGTCAAAAGCGGTTTGGAACGTGCAATAAATGATGCACCGAAAATTATTCAAAACAGCTTTCCTCTCAATTTAAAAACGACAAACAATTGGGGCTATGCGAAAGTCATTGGTTCTTATGGGGAGGATTACTTAGCAAGAGCCTACATAACGTATTCAGGCTTTGAAGCAAATGTAAAAGAGATACAAACGTATTTAAGGTCTTATACGGATCAATCAGCTGAAAAATATGATGGGAAAAATGTGTATAGGATTCATTTTGAAAAAGAGGAACTTCCCGATGTTGAGGCATTTTGGTCGATCACGATGTATAATCAAGACATGTATTTAGTAGAAAATGAAATGAATCGTTATTCCATTGGATCAAATACAGAAGGGTTAAAGTATAATGAAGACGGTTCTTTGGACATTTATATGAGTCATGAACCTCCTGAAGGGAAAGAGTCAAACTGGCTACCAGCTCCTTTAGATGAATTCAATCTGATCACCCGTCTTTTTGAACCGACAGAAGAGACATTAAAAAAACTGTACTTACCAGCAGTGAAGAAAGTAAATGATTAATTTACTGGGTAACCATTTCAATAGGAAATGGCTACCTATATTCTAGTTTTCATATTGTCTCGCTCCGAAACACAGGTTTCTAGGGTGGAGATGGATCTACTCGTAATTAGGAGATCTTCCACTGCATTTTAATATCGTTGCCCACAGGACGTCGATGAACAGGAGGTTCTAGTATCAACGTTACCACAGGACGTCGATGAACAGGAGGTTCTAGCATCAACGTTACCACAGGACGTGGCTGTATTTAGTTGATGATCCTTTTTTAGGTTGATGATCCTTTTTTAGATTTATAATCCTTTTTTCGGATGATACTCCTATCTTAGTCGTCGTCGCTAACCGGGCACATCTGCTTTTCTCATTGTGATTGTATTCACATTTTGTCTAATTTTTGACACATTTCGTCACTGGGTATACAACAATCTATGAAAACGTTATAGTTTATAAGGGGAAAATGCACACATTTAATATTATTATAAAAAGAGCGATCCATTTTTGGGCTAGAGAAAGGTAGTGGAAGGCTATGTTTAATGACACTTTTATAAAGGCGTGTAAGGGAGAAAAGACCGATCATATTCCAGTCTGGTATATGAGACAAGCGGGTAGGTCTCAAAAGGAATATCGAAAAATTAAAGAAAAATATGGGTTATTTGAAATTACTCATCAGCCTGAACTGTGCGCATATGTGACACGTTTACCGGTTGAACAATATAATGTAGATGCCGCTGTTTTATACAAAGATATCATGACTCCTCTTCCAGCCATAGGTGTGGATGTAGAGATAAAATCGGGGATTGGACCTGTTATTGATCAGCCCATCGAATCGATTCATGATGTTGAAAAACTTGGAGAAATTAATCCTGTTGAAGATATACCTTATATACTAGACACCATTAAACTGTTGACAACAGAACAGCTATCCGTTCCATTAATTGGTTTCTCTGGAGCTCCCTTTACATTAGCAAGCTATATGATAGAAGGTGGTCCTTCGAAAAATTATCACAAAACGAAAGCATTCATGTATTCTCAGCCAAAAGCATGGTTTCTTTTGATGGACAAGCTAGGAGACATGGTTGTTGAATATGTAAAATCACAAATTCATGCAGGTGCTGGGGCGATTCAAATTTTTGATTCATGGGTAGGAGCCCTAGGTGTTGAAGATTATCGAATGTACTGCAAGCCTATTATGAATCGAATCTTCTCCCAATTGAAAAATGAAAAAGTTCCTTTTATTATGCACGGAGTGGGTGCAAGCCACTTAGCAAAAGATTGGAATGACCTTCCTCTAGATGTAGTTGGACTTGATTGGAGAATGTCTATTAAAGAGGCGAGACAAAAAGGCATTGATAAAACGGTGCAAGGAAATTTAGATCCATCCGTATTATTAGCACCATGGGAATATATAGAAGAGAAAACGAAGAAGATTTTAGATGAAGGAAAAGAAAATGGTTCCATGATTTTTAATTTAGGACATGGTGTATTTCCAGAAGTTAACCCAGAAACGTTAAAGCGCCTCACTGCTTTTGTTCAAGAATATTCCAAAGTAAATGATTAATTCTATTTGAGCATGAAATTATATTTATTATTTTTTTATAATAAGACTAAATAGTTGTCTATTTAGACATTTAAATGGCAAAATAGAATGGGGATTAATTATTTATTTTATGTATAAATAACATCATTTGAAGAGGTGGACATTTTGGTGAGAAAAAAGATGGGTTTACTTGTGATGGCTTATGGAACACCATACAATGAGGAAGATATCGAACGTTATTACACGCATATACGTCGTGGACGAAAACCTGAGGCACACCATCTTGAAGATTTAAAAGAACGATATCAAGCAATCGGAGGAATCTCTCCGCTTGCACAAATTACATTAGATCAAGCAAAAGGACTGGAAGAATATTTAAATGAGCAACAAGACCAAATAGAATTCAAAATGTATTTAGGTTTAAAACATATTGAACCTTTTGTAGAAGATGCTGTGGAGCAAATGCATAAGGATGGTATTGAAGAAGCTGTAAGTATCGTTTTAGCTCCTCACTTTTCAACCTTTAGCGTCAAATCATATAATGGTCGTGCCAAAAAAGCGGCTGAGGAATTAGGAGGCCCTTCCATTACATGTATCGAAAGCTGGTATAGAGAACCAAAGTTTATCCAATATTGGGCGGATAAAGTAAAGGATACGTTCTCATCAATGTCAAAAGAGGAAAGAGAAAAAGCCGTTCTTATTGTTTCTGCTCATAGCCTTCCTGAAAAGATTATTGCAAATGGAGACCCTTATCCTGACCAGCTCCAAGAAACAGCCGATTTGATTGCTCAATCAGCGGGTGTAAAGAATTATGAGATTGGATGGCAAAGCGAAGGGAATACACCGGACCCATGGTTAGGTCCTGATGTACAAGATTTAACCCGCGATTTGTATGAACAAAAAGGCTATCGCTCGTTTGTCTATACTCCAGTTGGGTTCGTAGCAGATCACTTAGAAGTGTTGTATGATAACGACTATGAATGTAAAGTTGTAACGGATGAGTTAGGTGCTGCATACTACAGACCTGAAATGCCAAATGCGAAGCGAGAGTTTATTGATTGCTTAGCGGATATCGTATTAAAGCATCTTGATATGAAATCATAGGTTAAAGAAGGCGATATAAATGACTGAACAAGTAGTAATCATAGGCGGTGGAATCACGGGATTATCCGCTGCTTTTTATCTTCAAAAACAAATAAGAGAAAAGCAGTTGCCACTAAAAATTACCTTAATCGAAGGAAATGATCGATTAGGAGGAAAAATTGAAACGGAAAAACGAGATGGTTTTGTCATTGAACGAGGTCCAGATTCTTTTTTAGAAAGAAAAACAAGTGCTGGACAATTAGCCAAAGATGTTGGCCTAGGAAATGAGCTTGTCAATAATGCAACCGGTCAATCATATGTCCTCGTGAAGGATAAACTTCATCCAATTCCAGAAGGTTCTGTGATGGGAATACCAACAAATATCGGACCTTTTGTTACTTCTGGTCTTTTTTCTTTTCCTGGAAAGATGAGAGCTGCGGCAGATTTTGTTTTACCTGCCCATGAAGTAAACGGGGATCAATCTTTAGGGAAGTTCTTTAGAAGAAGATTTGGAAATGAAATCGTTGAAAATTTGATAGAACCTCTTTTATCAGGAATATATGCAGGGGATATTGATGACCTTAGCTTGATGGCTACATTCCCACAGTTTTATCAGTTAGAACAAAAGCACCGTAGTTTAGTTTTAGGTTTGAAAAAAATGCAAACGATGAAGAAAAATGATAAGCATAGCCCGAAAAAAGGGATCTTCCAAACGTTAAAATCGGGTCTTTCTAGTCTAGTTGAAGAAATTGAAAAGCAACTGACGGATGTTACGATTCAGAAAAATACCACGGTGAAAACGATTCAAAAGCAAGGGAATCAATCCATTATTACTTTAAGTGATGGTGGATCAATAATAGCTGACCATATTATTTCTACAGTGCCACATTATTTATTGACGAATATGATTGATTCGATTTCATCGATTTCTTATTTTGATAAGATGCCGGCAACCTCTGTCGCAACGGTAGCGATGGCTTTTCCGAAAGATCGAATTCAAGGATTAATGAACGGGACAGGATTTGTTATTGCTCGTAATGCAAAGTATTCTATTACAGCTAACACATGGACTCATAAAAAATGGCCGCATACAACTCCAGAAGGAAAAGTATTACTGAGAGCCTACGTAGGCAAGCCTGGAGCAGAAGGGATCGTTGACAAATCAGATGAAGAAATTGTCAATGAAGTTTTAGATAATTTAGGTCGCATCATAAAATTAACAGGAGAGCCCGACTTTTCAATCGTGACAAGATTAAAAGAGTCAATGCCACAATATTTAGTCGGTCATAAAGAAAACCTTGAAAAAATTGAATTAGAAATGAGCAAGCAGTATCCAGAAATCATTTTAGCAGGAGCTTCTTTTAAAGGTTTAGGCATACCAGATTGTATTGACCAAGGAAAAGAAGCAGTTGAAAAAGTCGTGAATCGAGTCCTTCAGCCTGTGTAATAGGAGAAACAAAAAAGTTTAGAGTTATGTTCTCTAAGCTTTTTTGTTTATTAAGAAATAGTTCATATTGTTTTGAACATTACCTTCTCAAATTTAAGAAATGGAAAAATAGTTTACAAAAAATAGATAAACTTTGCTAAAATAAAATGAAAACGATTTCAAATGGAGATGGGATAATGGCGACAATTGAGGATGTTGCAAAACTAGCAGGGTTATCAAGAACAACGGTATCCAGAGTTATTAACAATCACCCTTATGTTTCACAAACGAAAAGACAACAAGTGTTGCATGCAATGAAAGAGTTAGGGTATGTGCCGAATTCATCCGCGCGGAGCCTTCGAAATCAACGAACGGGAATCATCGCAGTACTCATACCGAGAGTGACAAATTTATTTTTTAGTAAGTTTATAGAGACGCTAGAGATTACGATTTCAAAGTCTGACTATCAATTAATAGTATGCCAAACGCAATATTCTAAGGAAAAAGAATTGACCTATTTAGACCTGCTTAAAACAAGGCAAATTGATGGTGTTATCATGGCATCCTTAGAGAATGATTGGAAGGAAGTCCATCCATATCTTCAATATGGACCCATCATCCTTGTGAATGAATATGAAGAAAAAGCCGATGTTCCTACTATATCTTTAAACCAAAAGCGAGGAGCTTACGAAGCAACAGAACATTTAATCAAACTAGGTCATAAAAGAATCGCTTATTGCTGTGGCCAACATAAAAGTAATGTGGCAAAGGAAAGAGAAAAGGGTTTTAAACAAGCCTTAATCGATTATCAGCTAATAATTGATGAAGAACTTACTTATAGAAAAGCAGATGATATTGAGAGCGGAAGAGAAATTATTAAGAGTATCATTCATTTACAAAAACCACCTACAGCCATTTTTACTGGCTCAGATGAGGTTGCTGCGGGAATCATAGCCGAAGCAAAAAGGGTTGGATGGTCCATTCCAGAAAATTTAGCTGTCGTTGGTTTTGATAATCAACCGATTGCTGAATTGTTGCAACCGCCAATTACAACCGTTCATCAACCTGTTCAGGAAATGGCAGAAAAAGCAGCACTTGTTTTATTCAACAAGATACATAACAAAGTTTCAACAGAAATCCTCTCTCTTCCTTTAAAACTAATCATTAGAGCTTCTACAGTTGGAGAGGAGAGTGAGGTGAAAGAAATGGTGTCTCGTTAATAGAGGCACTGCTTTTTTAGATTTCGAAAGTACCTGAGTAATAGCTAGTGCTTGTTATAAACCTACTATAAGTGCGTGTTCAAAAAAAAAGGGGGAAAAAGAGTCAAGAAGAACGAGGTGGTGTACTTAAGGAACATAGGCTAAAATCAACCACTTCGCGCGAGTTAACCCCTGTGCTAGCATATCGTGTGCGCCTGAGGAGCGGAAAAGAAAGCCAACAAAATTATTCGACGGACAACTACGGAACATCATCTAAGTTCAGCCACGTCCTGTGGCAAACGATGATGTTAGACCATCCAGGCCATCGTATGAATTTTTGAATAACCTCTATAATAGATAACCATATTCAATCATGGTTTTATAGGAGAGTAAAGATGAAAAAATTTTTTGGACAATGGTATATTGAAAAGGGTATTAGGAGTCAGGTATTAGACATTAAACCAAATGGGGATGTGATTATTTGCAGGTGGGCTGAAAGGCGGGGGAATAAACAGACCTTTTTTATTCAATCAACCGGAACTGGTATAGAATGCACAGATTATTTAATTGTTGCACGTCCAATTAATGATCATCTTAAATCCTCTACTTCTAAAGGTGGGGTCTGTATTTATTCTCTTTATAAAGGGGAATTGTTCATTTTTGCTAGCATCATGGGCTACACAAGACATGCTTTCAAAAGGTTGTGGATATCTTTTCAGAGAAAAAGGGTACAAAGGATTTGAAGGAACTTATCATGCAAGATATTATCATCAAAAGAAGAGTATTCATCTAAAGGTAAAGATAAAAAGGTTGATGAAATATTTCACATTACAATGGTTAAAAAATGATGTAATTGTCAATGAAGGTATAGGGAGAGAATTGGGAGGAAAACTTATTATAGCATGGGGAGAACCTACTATACCATTGGAATTGAATAGCTTATCTCTGAAGGAAACGAACGGTGAAATAATTCTACAACGAGATTACATTTCCTCACTCAATAATAACCTTACCAGTAAATATTTATACAAAAAAAGATATTGATAGTGTGTGTTTAAAAAGATAGAAAAAAAGGACGCTGAATAGAAAAGCTGAATCCCTTTGCTCACATCCTGGCCATCGTAGGACTTTTTAAATAGTCATATTAATTATTTTAAGAAAAAATGATTGAGATGAGGTGTAATGAAATATTTAACAGATCGAAGCATTGGATTTCACATTATAGAAGGAATTCATATAGCTTTATAGAATCTTAACATTTGAGGAGGTTTCCAAAATGTTTTTTTTCTTTTTATAATCCTAATTTAGTAATTGATAATTTATATGAAAATTACTAAATTAAAAGGATGTATTACTATGACAAAATTACAAAAAGAATACCATAATATTGCGGAATTGGCCATTGAAAAGTATGACTTAAGAATAAAAGACTTATCCTATTTTACAGAAGAAACTAATATATTCTTTAAATTAACTGACTATTACGATAATCAATATCTCCTAAAAATATTTCAGGAAGAATC
This portion of the Bacillus carboniphilus genome encodes:
- a CDS encoding LacI family DNA-binding transcriptional regulator, producing MATIEDVAKLAGLSRTTVSRVINNHPYVSQTKRQQVLHAMKELGYVPNSSARSLRNQRTGIIAVLIPRVTNLFFSKFIETLEITISKSDYQLIVCQTQYSKEKELTYLDLLKTRQIDGVIMASLENDWKEVHPYLQYGPIILVNEYEEKADVPTISLNQKRGAYEATEHLIKLGHKRIAYCCGQHKSNVAKEREKGFKQALIDYQLIIDEELTYRKADDIESGREIIKSIIHLQKPPTAIFTGSDEVAAGIIAEAKRVGWSIPENLAVVGFDNQPIAELLQPPITTVHQPVQEMAEKAALVLFNKIHNKVSTEILSLPLKLIIRASTVGEESEVKEMVSR
- the hemY gene encoding protoporphyrinogen oxidase encodes the protein MTEQVVIIGGGITGLSAAFYLQKQIREKQLPLKITLIEGNDRLGGKIETEKRDGFVIERGPDSFLERKTSAGQLAKDVGLGNELVNNATGQSYVLVKDKLHPIPEGSVMGIPTNIGPFVTSGLFSFPGKMRAAADFVLPAHEVNGDQSLGKFFRRRFGNEIVENLIEPLLSGIYAGDIDDLSLMATFPQFYQLEQKHRSLVLGLKKMQTMKKNDKHSPKKGIFQTLKSGLSSLVEEIEKQLTDVTIQKNTTVKTIQKQGNQSIITLSDGGSIIADHIISTVPHYLLTNMIDSISSISYFDKMPATSVATVAMAFPKDRIQGLMNGTGFVIARNAKYSITANTWTHKKWPHTTPEGKVLLRAYVGKPGAEGIVDKSDEEIVNEVLDNLGRIIKLTGEPDFSIVTRLKESMPQYLVGHKENLEKIELEMSKQYPEIILAGASFKGLGIPDCIDQGKEAVEKVVNRVLQPV
- the hemE gene encoding uroporphyrinogen decarboxylase, giving the protein MFNDTFIKACKGEKTDHIPVWYMRQAGRSQKEYRKIKEKYGLFEITHQPELCAYVTRLPVEQYNVDAAVLYKDIMTPLPAIGVDVEIKSGIGPVIDQPIESIHDVEKLGEINPVEDIPYILDTIKLLTTEQLSVPLIGFSGAPFTLASYMIEGGPSKNYHKTKAFMYSQPKAWFLLMDKLGDMVVEYVKSQIHAGAGAIQIFDSWVGALGVEDYRMYCKPIMNRIFSQLKNEKVPFIMHGVGASHLAKDWNDLPLDVVGLDWRMSIKEARQKGIDKTVQGNLDPSVLLAPWEYIEEKTKKILDEGKENGSMIFNLGHGVFPEVNPETLKRLTAFVQEYSKVND
- a CDS encoding DUF4359 domain-containing protein, producing the protein MKYLNIKHLKKKGFLILFTSLIFLGSTMYLTKPADYEYDEWALELISEREAEENPLKEVGLQLLGEKIIADNTFVEDYFFLKVYTTSLNDKELKVIGLYNNFIPISIK
- a CDS encoding DUF1254 domain-containing protein: MKLKSLFIFLLILSYLSPSSINANEIPKITNENFLDEIDVSSEETLAYLIGLKAYIYGYPIVEYERTKQELIKTRASINEFYYSEKLDTPSYADIVSPNADTLYSSAWLDLSQTPIILTIPENKEDRFYTVQMLDSYTNTFKNVPGVGGSNEEKQYVIVGPNWSGEVPEDIEVLKAPTNSIWLLGRTEVGEDVQKAIELETGVKIKKLIPFAGNQPIIEVPSDVFTSLSFFDVMVQSMQQNPPPTSEESLLNQFAKVGIDVNKGFDEANLSDEVKSGLERAINDAPKIIQNSFPLNLKTTNNWGYAKVIGSYGEDYLARAYITYSGFEANVKEIQTYLRSYTDQSAEKYDGKNVYRIHFEKEELPDVEAFWSITMYNQDMYLVENEMNRYSIGSNTEGLKYNEDGSLDIYMSHEPPEGKESNWLPAPLDEFNLITRLFEPTEETLKKLYLPAVKKVND
- the hemH gene encoding ferrochelatase, translating into MVRKKMGLLVMAYGTPYNEEDIERYYTHIRRGRKPEAHHLEDLKERYQAIGGISPLAQITLDQAKGLEEYLNEQQDQIEFKMYLGLKHIEPFVEDAVEQMHKDGIEEAVSIVLAPHFSTFSVKSYNGRAKKAAEELGGPSITCIESWYREPKFIQYWADKVKDTFSSMSKEEREKAVLIVSAHSLPEKIIANGDPYPDQLQETADLIAQSAGVKNYEIGWQSEGNTPDPWLGPDVQDLTRDLYEQKGYRSFVYTPVGFVADHLEVLYDNDYECKVVTDELGAAYYRPEMPNAKREFIDCLADIVLKHLDMKS
- a CDS encoding DMT family transporter, encoding MNNRIKWYSIIGLATVMSIFGSIGFVAAETELQPLELVFIRCVFGAFFLGCLWVVKGGPRNEKWSFNEGIKVLIGGVILVLNWIFLFLAFENLPVTLTVSIYYLAPVVVLLLGSFFFREKLTRLSVLSIFLCFTGTIMIMGYDHSLSSFLSSGFLWALLAALFYAILTLIGKSISSLSAYATSFIQISIGMLLLSPFVHYDKFLHLSLTNWIAVFIMGIVHTGIVYLLFFASIRHLSSSVTSALLFLDPAVAISLDMLMTNFRATPLQTFGLVLTYGGIGCVLLSPFLKTLIQRATIKEK